In Carassius gibelio isolate Cgi1373 ecotype wild population from Czech Republic chromosome B13, carGib1.2-hapl.c, whole genome shotgun sequence, one genomic interval encodes:
- the LOC127970340 gene encoding fibroblast growth factor receptor 2 isoform X6: MGSVSRGRPRRGGWGDTPTVDGMSTWGWLLGALLLLTLATVSVARPSSKIAEKVETASQREVVPYWTSPDKMEKKLHAVPAANTVKFRCAAAGNPKPEMRWLKNGKPFKQDDRMGGYKLRLQHWTLIMESVVPSDKGNYTCVVENAYGSINHTYTLDVVERSPHRPILQAGLPANVTVQVGEDAKFICKVYSDAQPHIQWLQHIMKNGSRYGPDGLPYVRVLKTAGVNTTDKEIEVLHLPNVTFEDAGEYTCLAGNSIGISYHTAWLTVLPAEPDAIEPDYPPDYVEIAIYCIGVFLIACMVVIVVVCRMRTSAKKPDFGSQPAVHKLTKQIPLRRQVTVSSDSSSSMSSSTPLVRITTRRSSAHDDPIPEYDLPEDPRWEFSRDKLTLGKPLGEGCFGQVVMAEALGIDKDKPKEAVTVAVKMLKDDATEKDLSDLVSEMEMMKMIGRHKNIINLLGACTQDGPLYVIVEYASKGNLREYLRARRPPGMEYSYDIARVSDEPLTFKDLVSCTYQVARGMEYLASQKCIHRDLAARNVLVTESNFMKIADFGLARDVHNIDYYKKTTNGRLPVKWMAPEALFDRVYTHQSDVWSFGVLMWEIFTLGGSPYPGIPVEELFKLLKEGHRMDKPANCTNELYMMMKDCWHAISSHRPTFKQLVEDLDRILTLATNEEYLDLCAPVEQYSPSFPDTRSSCSSGDDSVFSHEPLADEPCLPKYQHINGGIKT, from the exons TGGTGCCATATTGGACCTCGCCGGATAAGATGGAGAAGAAGCTGCACGCCGTCCCCGCGGCCAACACTGTGAAGTTTCGGTGCGCGGCGGCAGGAAATCCTAAGCCTGAAATGCGCTGGCTAAAAAACGGAAAACCCTTCAAACAGGATGATCGCATGGGCGGTTACAAG CTCCGACTCCAGCACTGGACTCTAATCATGGAGAGCGTGGTCCCCTCTGATAAAGGAAACTACACCTGCGTGGTGGAGAACGCTTACGGATCCATCAATCACACCTACACGCTGGATGTAGTAG AACGCTCTCCTCACCGGCCCATTCTTCAGGCAGGCCTTCCAGCCAATGTCACTGTGCAAGTCGGAGAGGACGCTAAGTTCATCTGCAAAGTTTACAGTGACGCTCAACCTCACATCCAGTGGCTGCAGCACATTATGAAGAACGGCAGCCGTTACGGTCCTGATGGCCTCCCCTACGTCCGGGTGTTGAAG ACGGCAGGTGTGAACACTACGGATAAAGAGATCGAGGTGCTCCACCTGCCTAATGTAACTTTCGAGGATGCGGGCGAGTATACGTGCTTGGCGGGTAACTCTATTGGGATCTCCTATCACACTGCTTGGTTGACGGTGCTTCCAG CTGAGCCAGATGCCATTGAGCCGGACTATCCTCCAGACTATGTGGAGATCGCCATCTACTGCATAGGTGTCTTTCTCATCGCCTGTATGGTGGTGATCGTGGTGGTTTGTCGAATGAGGACGTCGGCTAAGAAGCCTGATTTCGGGAGTCAGCCGGCAGTGCACAAGCTGACCAAACAGATCCCTCTGCGCCGCCAGGTAACA GTGTCGTCTGACTCCAGCTCCTCCATGAGCTCTAGCACACCATTGGTCAGGATCACCACTCGCCGTAGCTCCGCCCACGACGACCCCATCCCAGAGTACGACCTCCCTGAGGACCCTCGCTGGGAGTTCTCCAGAGACAA GTTAACTCTGGGTAAACCTCTTGGCGAGGGCTGCTTTGGGCAGGTTGTGATGGCTGAAGCTCTGGGCATCGACAAGGACAAACCTAAAGAGGCCGTGACGGTGGCTGTCAAGATGCTGAAAG ATGATGCAACAGAGAAAGATCTTTCTGACCTGGTGTCAGAGAtggagatgatgaagatgattggCCGGCACAAGAACATCATCAATCTGTTGGGAGCGTGCACACAGGACG gTCCGTTATATGTCATAGTAGAGTATGCATCGAAGGGAAACCTTCGGGAGTATTTAAGGGCCCGGCGGCCCCCAGGAATGGAGTACTCATACGATATTGCCCGAGTTTCAGATGAGCCTCTCACCTTCAAAGATCTGGTGTCCTGCACTTATCAAGTAGCTCGAGGCATGGAGTATTTAGCCTCACAGAAG TGTATACACAGGGATCTGGCTGCCAGGAATGTGTTGGTCACGGAAAGCAACTTTATGAAGATTGCAGACTTCGGCCTGGCCAGAGACGTCCACAACATAGATTACTATAAAAAGACCACAAAT GGTCGTCTGCCGGTGAAATGGATGGCTCCAGAGGCACTGTTCGACCGAGTCTATACGCACCAGAGCGATGT CTGGTCGTTCGGGGTTTTAATGTGGGAGATCTTCACGCTCGGTGGTTCTCCGTATCCAGGAATACCTGTCGAGGAGCTCTTTAAGCTACTAAAAGAGGGTCATCGCATGGACAAGCCTGCTAACTGCACCAACGAATT GTACATGATGATGAAGGACTGCTGGCATGCGATCTCTTCCCACAGGCCCACATTCAAACAGTTGGTCGAGGACTTGGACCGGATTCTCACTTTGGCAACCAACGAG GAGTATCTGGACCTGTGCGCCCCAGTGGAGCAGTATTCTCCCAGCTTCCCCGACACACGCAGCTCCTGCTCCTCCGGAGACGATTCGGTCTTCTCCCACGAGCCCTTAGCAGACGAGCCCTGCCTTCCCAAGTACCAGCACATCAACGGAGGCATAAAAACATGA